The DNA segment TTGTTGATGCTGCAACACAGGGTTCACCCGTTGTTGATGCTGCAACACAGGGTTCTCCCGTTGTTGATGCTGCAACACAGGGTTCACCCGTTGTTGATGCTGCAACACAGGGTTCACCCGTTGTTGATGCTGCAACACACGGTCCTCCCGTTGTTGATGCTGCAACACACGGTCCTCCCGTTGTTGATGCTGCAACACAGGGTTCTCCCGTTGTTGATGCTGCAACACAGGGTTCACCCGTTGTTGATGCTGCAACACACGGTCCTCCCGTTGTTGATGCTGCAACACACGGTCCTCCCGTTGTTGATGCTGCAACACAGGGTTCTCCCGTTGTTGATGCTGCAACACACGGTCCTCCCGTTGTTGATGCTGCAACACACGGTCCTCCCGTTGTTGATGCTGCAACACAGGGTTCACCCGTTGTTGATGCTGCAACACAGGGTCCTCCCGTTGTTGATGCTGCAACACAGGGTCCTCCCGTTGCTGATACTGCAACACAGGGTTCTCCCGTTGTTGATGCTGCAACACAGGGTCCTCCCGTTGTTGATGCTGCAACACAGGGTCCTCCCGTTGTTGATGCTGCAACACAGGGTCCACCCGTTGTTGATGCTGCAACACAGGGTTCTCCCGTTGTTGATGCTGCAACACAGGGTTCTCCCGTTGTTGATGCTGCAACACAGGGTCCTCCCGTTGTTGATGCTGAGTAATGATGCAGTAATAGTGCCAATTACCTGCCAACAGGCCCCGCGCTCCAATCCAGCCTGTTGATAAATATTATCTTAGGAAATAGTCGCTTAACAGCGTCTCCCTCGTGATCACAGGATAGTTAAATAATACTTTTGGCAAAAAGTAACAAACTTCTTTCCTATACAACATTTATAgacaggtcggccgagcggacagcacactggacttgtgatcctgtggtcccgggttcgatcccgggcgccggcgagaaacaatgggcagtttctttcatcctatggccctgttacctagcagtaaaataggtacctgggtgttagtcagctgtcacgggctgcttcctgggggtggaggcctggtcgaggaccgggccgcggggacactaaagccctgaaatcatctcaaaataacctcaagataggtcagTGGGAGATTACAGATTACTTGTAAACACGACAGAAAGATCCCAATGTCATTATACAAGAACGactggatgacaaagttaatcaccAGAAAAGAAACTGTTAACCTAGGTAAAACAATATAATAGGCTTATATTCGCTaattacaaaataaataaattaataataactcCTACAAACTGTATCTGCTAATTAGGGAGTACTTCAgatctaactactcagcaattatgAAAACCTTGTTGGTACACCAGTTGTAGCGACATGCTGCACACATCCTACCTTGATGGAGGTGAGCTCACCACTAACTCCAGGTCCAGGAGGCGGACAGCAAGTTGGCTGCCTTTGTGCTACTAGTTGCCACTAACTCGTCCCGAACACACTGCCTTTGTGCTACTAGTCAACACTAACTCGTCCCGAACACACTCCAATATCTTATAATCAATAACCTTGACTGGGATATTATAACATGTAATTGTTCTCTACATGTCAGCTTAACATAATTTAAAATTTACAGTTGAAAATTGGCAACATCGCCATGCTCAGTGATGTGTTGATAATTTGCATCAACAATGGCGGCTTTTGTTGAAGAATAACCCACAcgttatttataatattataattctcTATAATGATGTAAATGAAACTTACAACTAATATTGCTCATCAAAATCGCCTTGAAATTTCTTAATCTAAAAGTTTTACTCATCAATATTAGAGATAAGAGTTCACACTCTaactcaatgtattaatgaaaatATCTACATATGTTTGCCCCATCAACGTAGGCCTAGCACATATTAATTCTGCAATATATTATACAAATAATTATTATACATAATATAATGCAACACTCAAATTAAAGCTTCCACGCTCTCCTCCAGGAAGCTGGCTGCCTGCTGTCTCAATAATGCTTCCACGCTCTCCTCCAGGAAGCTGGCTGCCTGCTCTGTCTCAATAATGCTTCCACGCTCTCCACCAGGAAGCTGGCTGCCTGCTCTGTCTCAATAATGCTTCCACGCTCTCCACCAGGAAGCTGGCTGCCTGCTCTGTCTCAATAATGCTTCCACGCTCTCCTCCAGGAAGCTGGCTGCCTGCTCTGTCTCAATAATGCTTCCACGCTCTCCACCAGGAAGCTGGCTGCCTGCTCTGTCTCAATAATGCTTCCACGCTCTCCACCAGGAAGCTGGCTGCCTGCTCTGTCTCAATAATGCTTCCACGCTCTCCACCAGGAAGCTGGCTGCCTGCTCTGTCTCAATAATGCTTCCACGCTCTCCACCAGGAAGCTGGCTGCCTGCTCTGTCTCAATAATGCTTCCACGCTCTCCACCAGGAAGCTGGCTGCCTGCTCTGTCTCAATAATGCTTCCACGCTCTCCACCAGGAAGCTGGCTGCTTGCTCTGTCTCAATAATGCTTCCACGCTCTCCACCAGGAAGCTGGCTGCCTGctctgtctcaataaacatacttgaacttgctcTGTAGCGAGGCTGAAGCCTCTTGTGAGGGCAGGAACTACACTCCACGATTTGATTTGATAGTTGCCGTCagaggcagctagtttattgtgcatcccatactcatcctgtgagctgtagcgcaaaaaaggattacagagcgtACTAATGATCTTTATCGGACCTCAACGGTGATTATTACCCCAttacatctatccttcacaccttataattgtaAAGTCaggtagttacagagaatgttccatTTCGCTGGCTATGTATTTacattgttgctggtgttgaataTGTGCGGCATCTCTCTAGCGTCTATCCTCAACCACTATACTGATGGCGATCCCTGAATTTAGACTGATGGCAATCCGTCAGTTTAGACTATCAATCAATCGGATTGCCATCAGAGAtcaagccatccaagaggtggcacgggcatgaatagcccataagtggtagattttttggagtgaatgtgatctctgGTCGTGTAGGGATATACTGTGTACTGAGCTCGCAGTTAAATCGTCAGTCCTTACatgtggctgctatcgcgggggaggatactgcttgacagtatttatgagggtgtccagctgctggacaccttttttgaccagaagaatgtcagtgttgatggcttcagggcagttactgcaagattcagagactcttaaagctcttctaaggtcgttggttgcttcacattccaggagatagtgaagtagtggcttttctgtgattgttaGGTAGAAGGTGCATttcctctgtcggggttcacc comes from the Procambarus clarkii isolate CNS0578487 chromosome 25, FALCON_Pclarkii_2.0, whole genome shotgun sequence genome and includes:
- the LOC138368433 gene encoding putative uncharacterized protein DDB_G0268364 — translated: MKGLVKDLASLVGSLRAEMDSLREEVRRLRLREETKEASVDGTSLRRTDGTSIKKTSSWQLVKDKGLKKTLDGVPPSSMTQDSTTSYSQARQGWIGARGLLAGNWHYYCIITQHQQREDPVLQHQQRENPVLQHQQRENPVLQHQQRVDPVLQHQQREDPVLQHQQREDPVLQHQQRENPVLQYQQREDPVLQHQQREDPVLQHQQRVNPVLQHQQREDRVLQHQQREDRVLQHQQRENPVLQHQQREDRVLQHQQREDRVLQHQQRVNPVLQHQQRENPVLQHQQREDRVLQHQQREDRVLQHQQRVNPVLQHQQRVNPVLQHQQRENPVLQHQQRVNPVLQHQQRENPVLQHQQRENPVLQHQQREDPVLQHQQREDRVLQHQQQQEDRVLQHQQQQEDHGNRWLVSKSSRGRYATVERCSRLYCVDADPTMLGMYLTTITVPS